One Ancylobacter novellus DSM 506 genomic window, CGCTCGGCCGTCCGGTCACGCTTTCCGAGCTGGACGACCCGGCGGTGCGCGCGGCGACCTCGAAGCTGGTCGTCGCCAGTGCCACGGATGGCAATCACGGCCGCTCCGTCGCCTGGGGGGCATCGCTGGTCAAATGCCGGGCCGTCATCTTCCTGCACGCCGGCGTCAGCGCCGAGCGGGAGGCCGCGATCGCCCGCTTCGGCGCGGAGATCGTGCGCGTCGACGGCAATTACGACGATTCCGTCGCGGCTTCGGAGAAGGCGTGCGCCGACAATGGATGGACGCTCGTCTCCGACACCTCGTGGCCGGGCTATGAGCGCATCCCGACGCTGGTGATGGAAGGCTATACGGCTATGGGCGCGGAGGTGGTGGACCAACTGCCGCAACCGCCCACCCACTGCTTCCTGCAGGCCGGGGTCGGTGGGCTCGCCGCCGCGATGGCGGGCTATCTCTCCCTCGCCTATTGCGAGAAGGCGCCGCGCTTCATCATCGTGGAGCCGGAGCGGGCGGCCTGCCTGCTGGCGAGCCACGAAGCCGGCCGGCCGGTCAAGATCGACGCCGAGGAGCCCACGGTGATGGCGATGCTCGAATGCTACGAGCCCTCGCTCGTTGCCTGGCGGATCCTGTCGCGCGTCGCCCACGCCTTCATGACCGTCGACGAGGCGAGCGCCCCGGAGGTGATGAACCGGCTTGGCCGGCCGATCGGCAGCGATCCGGCGATCGTGTCGGGGGAGAGCGGCGGCGCGGGCCTCGCAGCGCTCGTCGCAGTGCTTGCCGACCCGAAGGCGCGCGAGCAGTTGGGCCTCGATGCGGAGTCGCGGGTGCTGCTCTTCAATACCGAAGGCGCCACCGACCGCGACCTCTACACACGCCTCACCCAGCTCGATCCCGATCGCGTGGTGGCCTCGCGACGCGCGGCGGCGCCGGTCTGAATTCCCGGTGGCGGCGCCTCCTCTTGAGGCAATTCCGCGCGGAATCGGCACGGAAAACAGGCATGTCCCGAACTTTACATCATATCATTCTAACAATAGGATGATATGATCCTGGTCATATGGCGGGATAGTGGTCACGTCGACGGGCTTGTCCGGGGAAACAAGCGTCCAAGCGTCGATGTCACCGCAGCAGTGATCAAATAAAAAATACACAATAATCAACTTCCACAGAGGAACTCATG contains:
- a CDS encoding diaminopropionate ammonia-lyase: MLVVNVLADRGQKLEPADREALDAAAAERSRTVFKRCADYVPTPLFSLPALARNLGVAGIDVKDESARLGLGSFKALGGAYAVIRLALEAAEAALGRPVTLSELDDPAVRAATSKLVVASATDGNHGRSVAWGASLVKCRAVIFLHAGVSAEREAAIARFGAEIVRVDGNYDDSVAASEKACADNGWTLVSDTSWPGYERIPTLVMEGYTAMGAEVVDQLPQPPTHCFLQAGVGGLAAAMAGYLSLAYCEKAPRFIIVEPERAACLLASHEAGRPVKIDAEEPTVMAMLECYEPSLVAWRILSRVAHAFMTVDEASAPEVMNRLGRPIGSDPAIVSGESGGAGLAALVAVLADPKAREQLGLDAESRVLLFNTEGATDRDLYTRLTQLDPDRVVASRRAAAPV